In a single window of the Procambarus clarkii isolate CNS0578487 chromosome 51, FALCON_Pclarkii_2.0, whole genome shotgun sequence genome:
- the LOC138351931 gene encoding rhoptry surface protein CERLI2-like, with amino-acid sequence MTEHLEATNYLTEHLETSNYLTEHQDTTNYMTEHLETTNYHLETSNYLTEHLETTNYLTEHLETTNYLTEHLETTNYLTEHLQTNKYLTERQETTNYMTEHLETTNYLTEHLETINYLTEHLETSKYLTENLETTNYLTEHLEITNYLTVHLETTNYLPEHL; translated from the exons atgacggagcatctggaggctaccaactacctgacggagcatctagagacttccaattacctgacggagcatcaggATACTActaactacatgacggagcatttggagactaccaactat catctggagacttccaactacctgacggagcatctggagactaccaactacctgacggagcatctggagactaccaactacctgacggagcatctggagactaccaactatttgacggagcatctgcagactaacaAATACCTGACGGAGCGtcaggagactaccaactatatgacggagcatctggag actaccaactacctgacggagcatctggagactatcaactacttgacggagcatctggagactagcaAATACCTGACGGAGAATCTGGAGACtacaaactacctgacggagcatctggagattaccaactacctgacggtgcatctagagactacgaactacctgccggagcatctgtag